A window of the Lactuca sativa cultivar Salinas chromosome 5, Lsat_Salinas_v11, whole genome shotgun sequence genome harbors these coding sequences:
- the LOC111895195 gene encoding protein FAR1-RELATED SEQUENCE 5 yields MITVMDDLDMHDIENNHLDEENHQFGYTDSEFLHNEENQSETQDMNDIGNDHYDEENHQFRSGDSEILDNDGNQLEIQVQSDNVAAEYGSCKEFIGADGSLFWIPVVEPGWIPTLGSIFKDIKDAIKWYKGYALRSGFDIRKSTERKKSGITTSKYFICNRGGLPNTSILDTISDDHNKQLRNSNCKRTNCKAFVAFKAIPHSSEVYLWRFEQQHNHKLINQDCMHLSRAKRQLSVVDQAFIHKLSSAKVGATTAYRLMCVIKGGCEFVDGLEIDWKNFTRDINCHIGGTDANLLITKLQNRKENVTNFTYEYRCDKKQLNALFWADDTSKQNYELFGDVVSFDATYRTNRYCMVFVPFTGIDNHKRCVTFGAGLLCREDTNSYIWLLRSFLKCFGKAPIMVVTDQDPAMKKAIEIVFPYTKHRFCMWHITSKLPLKVSWETMNESDFKADFNSIVWDSKIVVNDFEMRWDALMVKYKLQDNKWMKDMFDLRSSWIPAYFKDVPMSGLMRTTSRSESENSAFNRVSHHGYTLNNFMNVFESVMERQRNNQIKFDFDTSTIIPIIKTPLEDMEKHASMVYTRTIFLMVQREILHSLVSCSQKSVTSGVVSDICIVKHKRTNISKKKVVVEKKEKVDIDSEWNFNTSEGDFEVEFNREDLTVKCSCMLFERFGIFCRHIFCILKIYDIQEIPSRYILKRWRRDIIPTTVLKRTFRYSDSSGNVEKVAYKAFSMLDQCLSSLSNDDKKLEEFMQKLEVFMTDIGEQGSDKVLVTKEDHIDKLYGATTNPEVVDVENPPMVKNKGSGTGKRLKSALEKATIQGNKQSRSCKTCGVKGHNSRKCLTLLNKSKVQSA; encoded by the exons ATGATaacagttatggatgatttggatATGCATGACATCGAAAACAATCATCTTGATGAAGAAAATCATCAGTTCGGTTATACTGATTCAGAGTTTCTTCATAACGAGGAAAATCAATCAGAAACCCAAG ATATGAATGACATCGGAAATGATCATTACGATGAAGAAAATCATCAATTCAGATCTGGTGATTCAGAGATTCTGGACAATGATGGAAATCAATTGGAAATCCAAG TTCAAAGTGACAATGTTGCAGCAGAATATGGATCTTGCAAAGAATTCATTGGAGCTGATGGTTCTTTATTTTGGATTCCAGTGGTTGAACCTGGTTGGATACCTACTTTGGGTTCAatttttaaagatataaaagatGCTATTAAGTGGTATAAAGGATATGCATTAAGATCTGGTTTTGATATTAGAAAATCAACAGAGAGGAAAAAGAGTGGAATCACAACTTCGAAATATTTTATATGCAATAGAGGGGGATTGCCAAACACTTCTATCTTAGACACAATTAGTGATGATCATAATAAGCAATTGAGAAATAGTAATTGTAAACGCACAAATTGCAAAGCTTTTGTTGCATTCAAAGCTATACCACATTCTTCAGAAGTTTACCTGTGGCGCTTTGAACAACAACACAACCACAAATTGATCAATCAAGATTGTATGCATCTTTCAAGAGCTAAACGTCAGTTGAGTGTTGTTGATCAAGCTTTTATACATAAGCTTTCGAGTGCAAAGGTGGGGGCAACTACAGCATATAGACTAATGTGCGTTATAAAAGGAGGATGTGAATTTGTTGATGGACTAGAGATAGATTGGAAAAATTTTACAAGGGATATAAATTGTCACATCGGGGGAACTGATGCAAATTTGTTGATTACAAAGCTTCAGAATCGTAAAGAGAATGTTACAAATTTTACATACGAATACAGATGTGACAAGAAGCAGTTAAATGCTCTCTTTTGGGCTGATGACACTTCAAAACAAAACTATGAGTTATTTGGGGACGTTGTTTCGTTTGATGCAACATATCGTACAAACAG gtATTGTATGGTATTTGTACCTTTTACTGGCATTGATAATCACAAAAGGTGCGTCACTTTTGGAGCTGGTTTGTTGTGTAGAGAAGATACAAATTCCTATATTTGGTTACTTCGGTCATTCTTGAAGTGTTTTGGAAAAGCACCAATCATGGTCGTGACCGATCAAGATCCAGCAATGAAAAAAGCTATTGAGATAGTATTTCCATACACAAAACATAGATTTTGTATGTGGCATATCACAAGTAAACTTCCATTGAAG GTAAGCTGGGAAACAATGAATGAATCAGATTTTAAGGCGGACTTCAATAGTATAGTATGGGACTCCAAAATTGTTGTCAATGATTTTGAAATGAGATGGGATGCATTAATGGTAAAATATAAGTTGCAAGACAATAAATGGATGAAAGATATGTTTGATTTGAGAAGCAGTTGGATTCCAGCCTATTTTAAAGATGTACCGATGTCAGGTCTAATGAGAACAACTTCTCGGTCAGAAAGTGAGAATTCAGCATTCAATAGGGTATCGCATCATGGTTATACGTTAAACAATTTTATGAATGTTTTTGAGTCTGTTATGGAAAGGCAAAGGAATAATCAgatcaaatttgattttgatACATCTACTATAATTCCAATCATCAAAACACCTCTTGAAGATATGGAGAAACATGCATCTATGGTATACACCAGGACTATTTTTCTCATGGTGCAGAGGGAGATTCTTCATTCACTTGTTTCTTGTTCACAGAAGAGTGTTACATCAGGCGTTGTTTCTGACATATGCATTGTCAAACATAAAAGGACAAATATATCAAAGAAGAAGGTAGTAGTtgagaaaaaagaaaaagttgaCATCGATTCTGAATGGAATTTTAACACAAGTGAAGGTGATTTTGAG GTTGAATTCAACAGAGAAGATCTAACGGTGAAATGTTCATGCATGCTTTTTGAGCGGTTTGGAATTTTTTGTAGACACATCTTCTGTATTCTAAAGATTTATGACATACAAGAGATTCCGTCAAGATACATTCTTAAGAGATGGAGAAGAGATATTATCCCCACCACAGTTTTGAAAAGGACGTTTAGATATAGTGATTCGTCTGGAAATGTTGAGAAGGTTGCATACAAAGCTTTTTCCATGCTTGATCAATGTCTGTCTTCATTAAGTAATGATGACAAGAAGTTAGAAGAGTTCATGCAGAAGCTTGAAGTTTTTATGACTGATATTGGTGAACAAGGTTCAGACAAAGTACTGGTTACAAAAGAAGATCATATTGATAAACTTTACGGAGCTACTACGAATCCTGAAGTTGTTGATGTTGAAAATCCACCTATGGTGAAGAATAAAGGTTCTGGTACAGGAAAACGTTTAAAAAGTGCTTTGGAGAAGGCTACTATTCAAGGTAACAAGCAATCAAGATCATGCAAAACATGTGGGGTTAAAGGGCATAATTCAAGGAAATGTTTGACATTGTTGAATAAATCCAAGGTACAAAGTGCATAG